One part of the Treponema sp. OMZ 787 genome encodes these proteins:
- the miaA gene encoding tRNA (adenosine(37)-N6)-dimethylallyltransferase MiaA has product MRVPVLIFFGATASGKTSLASEIFSYKHSKDFSKKGGVSALSACAEIISADSVQVYKHLHIGSASPSKEELEDLPHHLIAVKEPSEEFSAADFVREADKLCPKIYARGKLPVLMGGTAFFLKNFIYGLPVTPIADLKIREHFQKRTKEEGAAVLLDELKKIDPVSAQRLHVHDEYRIIRAHEVFAASGKPLSSFALPEAAREEYEFFILSIERTRSLLYERIEKRVDAMFDAGLYDEVKKLYEIGYTAKSPGLKAIGYREFFDENNRLKPESALEEVSALIKRNTKHYAKRQETFFKTIPDVHRYFIEDEAEASRLYKDICGFYKKWI; this is encoded by the coding sequence TTGCGTGTTCCTGTATTGATTTTTTTCGGGGCAACCGCTTCGGGGAAAACAAGCTTAGCTTCCGAAATATTTTCTTATAAACATTCAAAAGATTTCTCAAAAAAAGGCGGAGTGTCGGCTCTTTCGGCCTGTGCCGAAATTATAAGTGCCGATTCGGTTCAGGTGTATAAACACCTGCATATCGGCTCGGCTTCTCCTTCAAAAGAAGAATTGGAAGACCTTCCCCATCATCTAATCGCCGTAAAAGAACCTTCAGAAGAATTTTCGGCGGCCGATTTTGTAAGGGAGGCCGATAAGCTTTGTCCCAAAATATATGCGAGGGGAAAACTTCCGGTCTTGATGGGAGGCACGGCTTTTTTCTTAAAGAATTTTATCTATGGGCTTCCCGTTACTCCTATCGCCGATCTTAAAATCCGGGAGCACTTTCAAAAACGCACAAAGGAAGAGGGTGCTGCCGTCCTTTTGGATGAACTAAAAAAAATAGATCCGGTCTCGGCCCAAAGGCTTCATGTCCATGACGAATACAGGATAATAAGGGCCCACGAGGTTTTTGCCGCCTCAGGGAAGCCTTTAAGTTCTTTTGCCCTCCCCGAAGCAGCAAGAGAAGAATACGAGTTTTTTATCCTAAGTATTGAAAGAACCCGCTCTCTCTTATATGAAAGAATCGAAAAGCGGGTCGATGCAATGTTTGATGCCGGACTCTATGATGAGGTAAAAAAGCTTTATGAGATAGGCTATACGGCAAAAAGCCCCGGACTAAAAGCCATAGGCTACAGGGAATTCTTTGATGAAAACAACCGCTTAAAACCCGAATCGGCCTTGGAAGAAGTTTCGGCCCTTATAAAACGGAATACAAAGCACTACGCCAAGCGGCAGGAAACCTTTTTTAAGACCATACCCGATGTTCACCGCTACTTTATAGAAGACGAGGCTGAGGCATCAAGGCTTTATAAGGATATTTGCGGGTTTTATAAAAAATGGATTTAA
- a CDS encoding ISAs1 family transposase, translating into MEIENIFDYFSNIKIISNHDGYFYSVNEALKILLLGLLCGRKNIREIHEWATEDIIKEKLSKEFGIDKIPCYYWLTCLLKLINIDSLNECFMNMAEALIKEYGTEKPLTIAIDGKTIRSTDKMTSYESPLHIVSAQVAEFGITLAQKCVKGKTNEIPTVQALIKTLNIKGHIIVADALNCQKETTKIIKEGKGDYLLSVKGNQPLLKTDIEEYVQDEILRQQMDTACTSEKNRERVEKRTAFCTTNLVWMDNKEEWAGLSCIGAIHSEFKSKKEKSDEWHYYISSRKLTADELLEIARKEWAVETMHWLLDVHFREDFCRLLDKNLQQALNIGRKVALNLISRYKQKNAPKASLSHIMFKALMDISFVKKILQN; encoded by the coding sequence ATGGAAATAGAAAATATATTTGATTACTTTAGCAACATTAAAATAATTAGCAATCACGACGGATATTTTTACAGCGTAAACGAAGCTTTAAAAATATTATTACTTGGTCTTCTTTGTGGCCGTAAAAACATTAGAGAGATACACGAGTGGGCAACTGAAGATATTATAAAAGAAAAACTTAGCAAAGAATTCGGTATAGATAAAATACCTTGCTATTATTGGCTTACCTGTCTACTTAAATTGATAAACATAGACTCATTAAACGAATGTTTTATGAATATGGCTGAGGCTCTTATCAAAGAATACGGTACAGAAAAACCTCTTACAATAGCAATAGACGGAAAAACTATCCGTTCAACAGATAAAATGACTAGCTATGAAAGTCCGTTACACATAGTTTCTGCCCAAGTTGCAGAATTCGGTATAACATTGGCGCAAAAATGTGTTAAAGGAAAGACAAATGAGATACCAACCGTTCAAGCTCTTATAAAAACTCTTAACATAAAAGGGCATATAATTGTTGCAGATGCCTTAAATTGTCAAAAAGAAACAACAAAAATCATAAAAGAAGGAAAAGGGGACTATTTATTATCTGTAAAAGGAAACCAACCTTTACTAAAAACGGATATTGAAGAATATGTTCAAGATGAAATTTTAAGACAACAAATGGACACGGCTTGTACAAGTGAAAAAAATCGTGAAAGAGTTGAAAAGCGAACAGCCTTCTGTACAACAAATTTAGTTTGGATGGATAATAAAGAAGAATGGGCAGGGTTAAGTTGTATTGGAGCTATTCATTCAGAGTTTAAGAGTAAGAAAGAAAAATCTGATGAATGGCATTATTATATTTCAAGTAGAAAACTTACAGCTGACGAACTATTGGAGATAGCAAGAAAAGAATGGGCTGTAGAAACCATGCATTGGTTATTAGATGTTCATTTTAGAGAAGACTTTTGTCGGCTTTTAGATAAAAATCTACAACAAGCATTGAACATAGGACGAAAAGTAGCGTTAAATTTGATATCGAGATACAAACAAAAAAATGCACCTAAAGCTTCTTTATCTCACATTATGTTTAAAGCTCTCATGGATATATCTTTTGTCAAAAAGATATTACAAAATTGA
- a CDS encoding DNA-directed RNA polymerase subunit omega, protein MIFPLEELIEFDDNIYEITCASTRRAYQLAKIQDPNVEKSGDKVVSAGAKQIFTGEVNYQIEKHPEFN, encoded by the coding sequence ATGATATTTCCATTAGAAGAACTCATCGAGTTTGATGATAATATTTACGAGATTACATGTGCATCGACAAGAAGGGCTTATCAGCTGGCTAAAATTCAAGATCCCAATGTCGAAAAAAGCGGAGACAAGGTTGTTTCAGCCGGAGCAAAGCAGATTTTTACCGGCGAGGTAAATTATCAGATAGAAAAACACCCCGAATTCAACTAA
- the fliR gene encoding flagellar biosynthetic protein FliR has protein sequence MQPFDFILNKEPIFLLAAVRIFAVLMTSPLMSMRNVSRTAKVALAGLAAFMVTPYAYPNFVNLNAFSLEYLLLLVGEGLIGVLTGFFISILFSTFSTAGQFFSFQMGFGASGVFDALAQVENPLVGQYFNFIAVLIFLRINGFQRLFLGGIMKSIEHVNCFMFLERQEELSGYLLNAVGQLFLNAMIIALPVMGTLILIHITMGLLTKAAPQMNLLSEGFPITILTAFFILALALPFFINTFEIILEKGFSDFWRLLDSLGGAR, from the coding sequence ATGCAGCCCTTTGACTTTATCCTAAATAAAGAACCCATTTTTTTACTCGCGGCAGTCAGAATTTTTGCCGTTCTTATGACATCTCCCCTAATGTCAATGCGCAATGTTTCCAGAACTGCAAAGGTTGCTTTAGCGGGTCTGGCTGCATTTATGGTAACCCCATATGCCTATCCAAACTTCGTCAATTTAAATGCATTCAGTCTTGAGTATCTTCTTTTACTTGTAGGAGAAGGACTTATCGGCGTTTTAACAGGCTTTTTTATAAGCATCTTGTTTTCTACATTCAGTACGGCAGGACAATTCTTTTCGTTTCAAATGGGATTCGGAGCTTCGGGAGTTTTTGATGCCCTTGCTCAGGTTGAAAATCCTCTTGTAGGCCAATACTTTAACTTTATTGCAGTCCTTATTTTTTTACGCATAAACGGATTCCAGCGTCTTTTCTTAGGCGGAATAATGAAAAGCATTGAACATGTAAATTGCTTTATGTTTTTAGAAAGACAGGAGGAGCTTTCAGGCTATCTTTTAAATGCTGTCGGTCAGCTTTTCTTAAATGCAATGATAATTGCATTGCCTGTCATGGGAACCCTGATTTTAATTCATATAACAATGGGACTTTTAACAAAGGCTGCTCCTCAGATGAACCTTTTATCCGAAGGCTTCCCAATTACTATTTTAACCGCATTTTTTATTTTGGCTCTTGCTCTGCCTTTTTTTATAAACACATTTGAAATTATTTTAGAAAAAGGTTTTTCGGATTTTTGGCGGCTGTTAGACAGCTTAGGAGGTGCCAGATGA
- the flhA gene encoding flagellar biosynthesis protein FlhA, producing the protein MAENRLFKDIPDALVAVATIMVIFIIIIPIPTVLLDFFMALNLIFSLMILLIVLFLDKPTDFTVFPSLLLVSTIFGLALNVSSTKLILTYGEKFDGKMIAAFSQFVIGSSGNQGLIIGFVVFIILIAVQAFVITKGATRIAEVAARFALDFNNTRSMSIEAEYNAGVITEAEARKKKEDLQKSTDFYGAMDGASKFVSGNVKIGIFITVVNIVAGLIIGVWRNEEFTKALQMYTRFTIGDGLLAQLPSLFISVATGLVVTRSASTGSFGKDISDQFARNSTVYYIAAVTLTVMAVLPGFPSIVLIIIALSLAFLGWRLQTTKVTRAQKEQAAKEAQAATEQATKTDTDDTKAVSPYDDLSLQFGYGLIPLVDEKRGSDLVPRVKRIRKEIALETGLVMPVIRMMDAMNLPPDEYCIKIQGAEVARAKIRMGAYLAIKSGNVQDEIPGEPTLDPTFGLPAIWISESNQAAAERAGYMVIDPPSIIATHLTQVIKTHADDILSRQMVSNILDSAKKLNPIVVDEIQSNDKLTLGDLQTVFKLLLRENVSIRNTTAILETISDYRRITGDMYIIAEKVRQRLGRQIVQQYLGEDKVLRAFMVDPAFFQTVLANRVDTLTGPHPAIESDLRKAWLRAVQTAYNNFNAHFVGIAVILVPEEGRLLLKRLIEQELPMVPVLSVPEIPKDVSVIGMGNITPEIHGNQFY; encoded by the coding sequence ATGGCAGAAAACAGACTGTTTAAAGACATACCGGATGCCTTGGTAGCCGTAGCAACTATCATGGTGATATTTATAATTATTATTCCTATACCTACAGTTCTTTTAGACTTTTTTATGGCACTGAATCTTATATTCAGTCTGATGATACTGCTAATAGTTTTATTTTTGGATAAACCCACAGATTTTACGGTTTTCCCTTCTTTGCTATTAGTTTCTACCATATTCGGGCTTGCTCTAAACGTTTCTTCTACAAAACTTATCCTAACCTATGGAGAAAAATTTGACGGAAAGATGATTGCAGCCTTCAGTCAATTCGTTATAGGTTCTTCAGGAAATCAGGGTTTGATTATAGGCTTTGTAGTTTTTATCATCTTGATTGCGGTACAAGCCTTTGTAATCACAAAGGGAGCTACACGCATTGCTGAAGTTGCAGCCCGCTTCGCCTTGGACTTTAATAATACAAGAAGTATGTCCATAGAGGCAGAGTATAATGCAGGTGTTATAACTGAAGCCGAAGCCCGAAAGAAAAAAGAAGACTTGCAAAAATCTACCGATTTTTACGGGGCTATGGACGGTGCGAGTAAATTCGTTTCAGGAAACGTAAAAATAGGTATCTTTATCACAGTTGTAAATATTGTAGCAGGCTTAATTATCGGCGTGTGGAGAAATGAAGAGTTCACTAAAGCATTACAGATGTACACAAGGTTTACAATAGGTGACGGACTTTTAGCCCAACTTCCTTCCCTATTTATATCCGTTGCAACAGGTCTTGTAGTAACCCGCTCGGCTTCAACCGGTTCTTTCGGAAAAGACATCTCAGACCAATTTGCACGCAACTCGACTGTGTATTACATAGCTGCCGTTACCTTGACAGTAATGGCCGTTTTGCCCGGCTTCCCCTCAATAGTCTTAATAATTATTGCACTAAGCCTCGCCTTCTTAGGCTGGCGCTTACAGACAACAAAGGTAACAAGGGCTCAAAAAGAACAGGCAGCCAAAGAAGCCCAAGCAGCAACTGAACAGGCAACAAAAACCGACACGGATGATACCAAGGCGGTAAGCCCCTATGACGATCTATCCTTACAGTTCGGATACGGCCTTATTCCTCTGGTCGATGAAAAAAGAGGCTCCGATCTTGTACCCAGAGTTAAACGCATAAGAAAAGAAATAGCCCTCGAAACAGGTCTGGTCATGCCCGTTATCAGAATGATGGATGCAATGAATCTTCCTCCCGATGAATATTGTATCAAAATACAGGGAGCCGAGGTGGCAAGAGCAAAGATAAGAATGGGTGCATATTTAGCCATAAAATCGGGAAATGTTCAAGACGAAATCCCGGGAGAGCCCACATTGGATCCGACCTTCGGACTCCCGGCTATCTGGATTTCGGAATCAAACCAAGCAGCCGCCGAAAGGGCAGGGTACATGGTTATAGATCCGCCTTCGATAATAGCGACTCATTTAACTCAGGTTATAAAAACACATGCAGACGATATCTTGTCAAGACAGATGGTTAGCAACATCTTGGATTCCGCAAAAAAACTAAACCCAATCGTAGTTGACGAAATTCAATCAAACGACAAGCTGACATTAGGCGACCTGCAAACAGTATTTAAGCTTCTTCTTAGGGAAAATGTTTCCATACGCAACACAACCGCCATCCTTGAAACAATATCGGACTATCGGCGCATCACAGGAGATATGTATATAATAGCCGAAAAAGTAAGACAAAGACTGGGAAGACAAATTGTTCAGCAATATTTGGGAGAGGACAAGGTTTTAAGAGCATTTATGGTCGACCCTGCCTTTTTCCAAACCGTTTTGGCAAACCGTGTCGATACCCTTACCGGTCCTCACCCGGCAATCGAATCTGATCTAAGAAAAGCTTGGCTTAGGGCAGTTCAAACTGCATACAACAACTTTAATGCACACTTTGTAGGTATCGCTGTCATACTTGTACCTGAAGAAGGCCGTCTCCTACTAAAGAGACTTATTGAACAAGAACTCCCCATGGTTCCAGTCCTATCCGTCCCCGAAATTCCGAAGGATGTTTCGGTAATCGGCATGGGAAACATAACGCCTGAAATTCACGGAAATCAATTTTACTAA
- a CDS encoding 4-fold beta flower protein — MDYLYDKNGNAVGIMKNNRIYDMSGTYAGQIDGTHVHNSGGSYVGELNKGMVLDMFKVRAPLVPAVPNYEVPPVPPVPRVPFPTIYSDVSDDLFNQN, encoded by the coding sequence ATGGATTATCTTTATGACAAAAACGGAAATGCGGTTGGGATTATGAAAAATAACCGTATTTATGACATGAGCGGAACGTATGCAGGGCAGATTGACGGCACTCATGTTCATAACAGCGGCGGCAGTTATGTCGGGGAGCTTAATAAGGGCATGGTGTTGGATATGTTTAAGGTAAGGGCTCCCCTTGTGCCTGCGGTTCCCAATTATGAGGTTCCTCCTGTTCCTCCGGTGCCGAGAGTTCCGTTTCCTACAATATACAGTGATGTATCGGATGACTTATTTAATCAAAATTAA
- the flhB gene encoding flagellar biosynthesis protein FlhB: protein MISGKSTILYQKYFSQEDLLLNKKIGLQWFAAEDEGRTEDPTEYKIRKAREEGRVAKSQDLNAAMVVLLPVITLIIMGPYIFKSLMQVISFFFERCTTEDVLNGAWFGIFVSYFFRTVFPITAVALISGVLGNIIQNRGFLFSTKPITPDFKRITPNFARFFKRALFSAEGLFNLAKSLFKVVIIGFIGYLVIKNNIIKMIALLQSDFTNSIIFIAKTAAQILVYASIALVLLSIPDYFFQKRQFSESLKMSKTEITDEYKELEGDPMIKAQINRQMQAILQKTGIKNVPDADVVITNPTHYAVAIQWNLGIMPGPTVISKGVDATAQNIKRIAKENNIPTIENVPLARALYANVDLGQIIPSEYYNTLRIIFMKVSSLKEKEKIKKKMEVTR, encoded by the coding sequence ATGATATCGGGAAAATCAACCATCCTATACCAAAAATATTTTTCGCAAGAAGATCTCCTACTCAATAAAAAGATAGGCTTGCAGTGGTTCGCTGCCGAAGATGAAGGCAGAACTGAAGACCCAACCGAATACAAAATACGCAAGGCCCGGGAAGAAGGAAGAGTTGCAAAAAGTCAGGATCTAAATGCGGCCATGGTGGTGCTCCTTCCGGTAATTACTCTTATAATAATGGGCCCCTACATATTTAAATCCTTAATGCAGGTAATCTCTTTCTTTTTTGAACGATGCACAACAGAGGATGTTTTAAACGGAGCATGGTTCGGTATCTTTGTTTCGTATTTTTTTAGAACGGTTTTCCCAATAACGGCAGTAGCCTTAATTTCAGGCGTTTTGGGAAATATTATTCAAAACAGAGGCTTTTTATTTTCAACAAAACCTATTACGCCCGACTTTAAAAGAATTACACCCAACTTTGCAAGGTTCTTTAAAAGAGCCTTATTTTCTGCAGAGGGACTTTTCAATCTTGCAAAATCGCTTTTTAAGGTTGTCATCATAGGTTTTATAGGCTATCTTGTTATAAAAAACAATATCATAAAGATGATAGCCTTGCTTCAATCCGATTTTACCAATTCTATAATCTTTATAGCAAAAACGGCAGCTCAAATATTGGTTTACGCTTCTATAGCTCTGGTTCTTTTAAGTATTCCCGATTACTTTTTTCAAAAACGGCAATTTTCCGAATCCCTCAAGATGTCAAAAACAGAAATAACGGATGAATATAAAGAGTTGGAAGGGGATCCGATGATAAAAGCTCAAATCAACAGGCAGATGCAGGCAATCTTGCAAAAGACGGGCATAAAAAATGTTCCGGATGCCGATGTCGTCATTACAAACCCGACCCACTATGCCGTGGCAATCCAATGGAACCTTGGAATTATGCCAGGCCCTACAGTAATATCAAAGGGTGTTGATGCAACAGCTCAAAACATAAAAAGAATAGCCAAAGAAAACAACATTCCCACAATCGAAAATGTTCCTTTGGCACGAGCCCTTTATGCAAATGTAGATTTAGGACAGATAATTCCAAGCGAATACTATAATACACTTCGTATTATATTTATGAAAGTATCCTCATTGAAGGAAAAGGAAAAAATAAAGAAAAAGATGGAGGTAACCAGATAA
- the fliQ gene encoding flagellar biosynthesis protein FliQ has translation MTTGTIVTLMREGIGIILMLSAPILVAALLVGLIVAIFQATTSIQEQTLTFVPKILTILGMIALLATWMITVLREYFVSLMNLIPQLVR, from the coding sequence ATGACTACAGGTACTATAGTTACTTTAATGCGTGAAGGGATAGGTATTATACTGATGCTTTCCGCACCCATCTTAGTTGCAGCTCTTTTAGTAGGCTTAATTGTTGCAATATTTCAGGCGACTACCTCGATACAAGAACAGACGCTGACCTTTGTTCCTAAAATTTTAACTATTTTAGGAATGATTGCCCTTTTGGCAACTTGGATGATTACGGTGTTAAGGGAATATTTTGTTTCTTTAATGAATTTAATTCCGCAGCTTGTAAGATAA